One window of the Glycocaulis alkaliphilus genome contains the following:
- a CDS encoding type II secretion system protein N produces MTSSGRSQMDQGARFQRLPGLSRRVASTLVFATELALVVLAGALLASLVWTLLYGSYTTALPAPSAAIDARSSQSAARMTSASATGLFRQAGGSAAPNVEILPESRLGFALFGVRTGATPQEGSAIIEAGAAGQRSYRAGSALQDGVTLDAVHNDRVVISRNGSREVLYLSERARTRRTAPAEPLQAVTLAGISLSPHPLQSGGEGLRIDNIPPALSALGLQPGDIIASVEGEALSPERVSALSAGLADGILPASLQFERGGERLSLQTRSNP; encoded by the coding sequence ATGACCAGTTCCGGGCGCAGCCAGATGGATCAGGGCGCCAGATTCCAGCGCCTGCCCGGCCTGTCCCGCCGCGTGGCCTCCACGCTGGTGTTTGCAACCGAGCTTGCCCTTGTGGTTCTGGCTGGAGCGCTGCTGGCCTCGCTGGTCTGGACGCTTCTCTACGGCAGCTACACCACCGCCTTGCCGGCCCCTTCAGCCGCCATCGACGCGCGCAGCAGCCAGAGCGCCGCCCGGATGACCTCTGCGTCCGCCACAGGGCTTTTCCGCCAGGCTGGCGGGTCTGCCGCGCCCAATGTGGAGATATTGCCCGAGAGCCGGCTCGGATTTGCGCTGTTCGGTGTGCGCACGGGCGCAACGCCCCAAGAGGGCAGTGCCATCATCGAGGCCGGTGCCGCCGGGCAGCGCAGTTACCGCGCCGGCAGTGCGCTGCAGGACGGGGTTACGCTGGATGCGGTTCATAATGACCGGGTGGTCATAAGCCGCAATGGCAGCCGCGAAGTGCTCTATCTGTCAGAGCGCGCGCGGACCCGGCGCACGGCGCCTGCCGAGCCGCTGCAAGCCGTCACGCTGGCAGGTATCAGCCTGTCGCCGCACCCGCTGCAATCGGGCGGTGAGGGGCTGCGCATCGACAATATCCCGCCCGCGCTGTCGGCTCTGGGGCTCCAGCCCGGCGACATCATTGCCTCGGTCGAGGGTGAAGCGCTCAGTCCCGAGCGGGTATCGGCGCTCTCGGCCGGTCTGGCCGATGGCATCCTGCCTGCCAGCCTGCAGTTCGAACGGGGTGGCGAGCGGCTATCCCTGCAAACAAGGTCAAACCCATGA
- the gspD gene encoding type II secretion system secretin GspD, producing the protein MIVRIAAILASLVLFSGVCAAQSEERTTLNFRNADMTAFIEDMAALTGYTFVVDPQIRGVVTITSQGPVTREEAFQVFLATLRVHGFSAVPTAPGVYQIRAEREGARSGAPLGGDDGLFSSSVVRLQSASAREAVRTLGAMSSAVGTLSALESGNSVVIVDYASNVSAIEQALRALDRDSTVVEMVSLENVSADEMARIIERLRQPAFQGEDNRRFALNIAPVPASNTLLIRGEMSAVRDIIALIRRVDAVSRSNQSFRVIALNHADGAALLPILEQVSVSLTPADSEGGAARRASIAHHAPTNTIVVNADPDQLRELELVIRQLDVRRPQVLVEAIIVEISDQTARDLGLQLLLSGNAGSSTPFLTTRYGASPDILAVAGGLAARGDDDASESLREAAIQSLLRSSGALIGVGGQNSNGAIFGAILNALEADTSSNILSKPSILTLDNEEASIIVGQQIPITTGEVLGSNNSNPFRTIERQDVGVQLRVQPQISDGDTIRLHLRQEVSSVAGPVSQTFAELVTNNRAIETTVLADNGEIIVLGGLIERDEQRADSGVPGLRRVPVLGRAFRNEGRSDRRTNLVVFIRPTIVRSAADMRALALEAYANASEEQRRATNGRGSSLEDVVRMMMDAPSAPADGQ; encoded by the coding sequence ATGATTGTCCGCATTGCCGCCATATTGGCGTCCCTCGTCCTGTTCTCGGGTGTCTGTGCTGCGCAGAGCGAGGAGCGCACCACGCTCAATTTCCGCAATGCGGACATGACCGCCTTCATCGAGGATATGGCCGCCCTGACCGGCTATACGTTCGTGGTCGACCCGCAGATACGCGGCGTCGTCACCATCACCTCGCAAGGGCCGGTTACGCGCGAGGAGGCCTTCCAGGTCTTCCTCGCCACCTTGCGCGTGCATGGTTTCAGCGCCGTTCCGACGGCACCGGGCGTCTACCAGATCCGCGCCGAACGCGAAGGCGCGCGTTCCGGCGCGCCGCTCGGGGGCGATGACGGCCTGTTCAGTTCCTCCGTTGTGCGCCTGCAATCAGCCAGTGCGCGCGAGGCCGTGCGCACGCTGGGGGCCATGTCGAGCGCCGTTGGCACGCTCAGCGCGCTTGAAAGCGGCAATTCGGTCGTGATCGTGGACTATGCCTCCAACGTGTCTGCCATCGAGCAGGCGCTGCGCGCGCTGGACCGCGACAGCACCGTCGTGGAAATGGTGTCGCTGGAAAACGTCTCGGCAGACGAGATGGCCCGCATTATCGAGCGCCTGCGCCAGCCTGCCTTTCAGGGCGAGGACAATCGCCGCTTCGCACTGAATATCGCGCCCGTGCCTGCCTCCAACACGCTGCTGATCCGCGGCGAGATGAGCGCTGTCCGGGACATCATTGCGCTGATCCGCCGGGTCGATGCGGTCAGCCGTTCCAACCAGAGCTTCCGCGTAATCGCGCTGAACCACGCCGATGGCGCGGCCCTGCTGCCGATCCTGGAACAGGTTTCGGTCAGCCTCACGCCCGCCGACAGCGAGGGTGGGGCGGCGCGGCGCGCCTCCATCGCCCATCACGCGCCCACCAACACGATTGTGGTCAATGCCGATCCCGATCAGCTGCGCGAGCTGGAACTGGTGATCCGCCAGCTTGATGTGCGCCGCCCGCAAGTGCTGGTGGAAGCCATCATTGTGGAGATTTCCGATCAGACCGCGCGCGATCTGGGCTTGCAGCTTCTTCTGTCGGGCAATGCGGGCAGCTCCACGCCCTTCCTGACCACACGCTATGGCGCGTCGCCCGATATTCTGGCCGTTGCGGGCGGGCTGGCTGCACGCGGCGATGATGACGCGTCTGAGAGCTTGCGCGAGGCGGCGATCCAGTCGCTCCTGCGCTCCAGCGGCGCGCTGATCGGGGTGGGCGGACAGAACTCGAACGGGGCGATCTTCGGCGCGATCCTCAATGCGCTGGAGGCCGATACCAGCTCCAACATTCTCTCTAAGCCTTCGATCCTCACGCTCGACAATGAGGAAGCCTCCATCATTGTCGGCCAGCAGATACCGATCACGACCGGCGAGGTGCTGGGATCGAACAATTCCAACCCGTTCCGTACCATTGAGCGGCAGGATGTGGGCGTACAGCTGCGCGTCCAGCCGCAGATCTCCGATGGCGACACGATCCGGCTGCATCTGCGGCAGGAAGTGTCATCCGTTGCCGGGCCTGTCAGCCAGACCTTTGCCGAGCTGGTCACCAATAACCGCGCAATCGAGACCACGGTGCTGGCCGATAATGGCGAGATCATCGTGCTGGGCGGGCTGATCGAGCGCGATGAGCAGCGCGCCGATAGCGGTGTGCCGGGCTTGCGCCGCGTGCCGGTTCTGGGGCGCGCTTTCCGCAATGAGGGCCGCTCGGACCGCCGGACCAATCTTGTCGTCTTCATCCGCCCCACCATTGTCCGCAGCGCCGCCGACATGCGCGCGCTGGCGCTGGAAGCCTACGCAAACGCGTCCGAAGAACAGCGCCGGGCCACGAACGGGCGCGGATCGAGCCTTGAAGACGTGGTGCGGATGATGATGGACGCGCCGTCTGCTCCGGCGGACGGTCAATAG
- the gspE gene encoding type II secretion system ATPase GspE, with translation MAPGLLTYAFARENGIAFQPGETPGFLMRQGANVLALGEAVRAAGTMAPVRTLSDAAFDRALSEIYAANAVSASREEAGQGDSLSRLIEDMPQAEDLLASDSEAPVIRLINGLVADAVRAGASDIHVEPFEDRVSVRFRLDGVLDERVSLPPHLAPALVSRLKVMARLDIAERRVPQDGRVTLTLAGRGVDVRVSTLPSRHGERVVMRLLEKNSALMAIDALGMPAGVAAGYRRALDQPNGIILVTGPTGSGKTTTLYAGLTALNDQTRNILTIEDPVEYAVDGIGQTQVNARVGMTFAAGLRAILRQDPDVVMVGEIRDGETARIAVQASLTGHLVLSTVHTNSAAAAIARLRDMGIESYLLASTLSAVLAQRLVRRLCPHCHEPYEASEREKALAGVSGPLTLYAPRGCEACHHTGFAGRQGVYEIIMVDEALRGLIHDNARETELARHAFARGGGLFEAGLELARTGATTLAEVLRVCREEGERDARL, from the coding sequence ATGGCACCGGGCCTTCTCACATACGCCTTTGCACGCGAGAACGGCATCGCCTTCCAGCCCGGCGAGACGCCAGGATTCCTGATGCGTCAGGGCGCGAATGTGCTGGCCCTTGGTGAAGCGGTGAGGGCGGCAGGCACCATGGCACCGGTGCGCACGCTCAGCGATGCTGCCTTTGACCGGGCCCTGTCTGAAATCTACGCCGCCAATGCGGTTAGCGCCTCGCGCGAGGAAGCCGGACAGGGCGACAGCCTGTCACGGCTGATCGAGGACATGCCGCAGGCTGAAGACCTGCTGGCATCCGATTCCGAAGCGCCGGTCATCCGCCTCATCAACGGTCTGGTGGCCGATGCCGTAAGGGCAGGGGCGTCCGACATCCATGTCGAGCCGTTCGAGGACCGGGTATCGGTCCGCTTCCGCCTTGATGGCGTGCTGGACGAACGCGTCAGCCTGCCGCCGCATCTGGCACCGGCGCTCGTCTCCCGCCTGAAAGTGATGGCCCGGCTCGACATTGCCGAGCGGCGCGTGCCGCAGGATGGCCGGGTCACGCTCACCCTTGCCGGGCGGGGTGTTGATGTGCGTGTCTCGACCCTGCCATCGCGCCATGGCGAACGCGTGGTGATGCGCCTTCTGGAGAAAAATAGCGCGCTGATGGCGATTGATGCGCTTGGCATGCCGGCGGGCGTCGCAGCGGGCTATCGCCGCGCGCTGGATCAGCCCAATGGCATCATCCTCGTCACCGGCCCGACGGGCTCGGGCAAGACGACCACGCTCTATGCCGGCCTTACCGCCCTCAATGACCAGACGCGCAATATCCTCACCATCGAGGACCCGGTGGAATATGCCGTGGACGGCATCGGCCAGACGCAGGTGAATGCCCGTGTCGGGATGACGTTTGCTGCCGGATTGCGCGCCATACTGCGCCAGGACCCGGATGTGGTCATGGTCGGCGAGATACGCGATGGCGAGACGGCGCGCATCGCCGTGCAGGCCAGCCTGACAGGCCATCTGGTCCTCTCCACCGTCCACACCAATTCGGCGGCTGCCGCGATTGCACGCCTGCGCGATATGGGCATTGAGAGCTATCTGCTCGCGAGCACGCTAAGCGCGGTTCTGGCCCAGCGCCTCGTCCGCCGCCTCTGCCCGCACTGCCATGAGCCGTACGAGGCAAGCGAGCGCGAGAAGGCGCTGGCGGGCGTCTCCGGTCCGCTGACGCTCTATGCGCCGCGCGGGTGCGAGGCCTGTCACCATACCGGCTTTGCCGGGCGGCAGGGCGTCTATGAAATCATCATGGTCGACGAGGCCTTGCGCGGCCTGATCCACGACAATGCCCGCGAGACAGAGCTCGCCCGTCATGCCTTTGCGCGCGGGGGCGGGCTGTTCGAGGCGGGGCTGGAGCTGGCGCGCACCGGCGCGACGACACTGGCTGAAGTGCTGCGGGTGTGCCGGGAGGAGGGCGAACGCGATGCCCGCCTTTGA
- the gspF gene encoding type II secretion system inner membrane protein GspF: MPAFEYSALDTSGRRTRGVISAASGTAARAELRRRQLAPLSVERADEARRAGEKAFSLSAFRRAPSMPASARLLMTRQLATLVEAGLPLAEALQVVSAQTTRPEARRILIALRERVLEGERLSAAMAGFSASFPPVYRAMVAAGESSGALGQVLDRLATHLEKSAALSRKVMTALIYPGALAVTAMAVICVLMVAIVPRLAAQFDTMSITLPALTRAVIALSEFLQAGWLFLLIALALAILAVRLVLRRPAIRARLDRASLSLPLLGGFLRKLEAARFARTLSVLLAAGTVLPDALRAARKATTNAHIGAALDAVTAEVETGRTLSSSLEGARFLPALTLHMIAAGERSAALETMLPRAADQLEGELEAASSTALSLLEPAIIIVMGAVVALIVLSILLPILQLNTLALN, translated from the coding sequence ATGCCCGCCTTTGAATATAGCGCGCTGGACACAAGCGGCCGCCGCACGCGCGGCGTCATCTCGGCGGCGTCCGGCACGGCAGCGCGCGCAGAGCTGCGCCGCAGGCAGCTTGCCCCTTTGAGCGTTGAACGCGCCGATGAGGCGCGCCGTGCAGGCGAGAAAGCTTTCAGCCTCTCAGCGTTCAGGCGCGCGCCGTCCATGCCCGCCTCTGCCCGGCTTCTGATGACGCGCCAGCTGGCGACGCTGGTGGAGGCAGGTCTGCCGCTTGCCGAGGCGTTGCAGGTGGTGTCCGCTCAGACAACAAGGCCGGAGGCGCGCCGCATCCTCATCGCCTTGCGCGAACGGGTGCTGGAGGGGGAGCGCCTGTCGGCGGCGATGGCCGGTTTTTCGGCAAGCTTCCCACCCGTCTACCGCGCCATGGTGGCCGCTGGTGAAAGCTCCGGCGCGCTGGGCCAAGTGCTCGACCGGCTGGCCACGCATCTGGAAAAGTCTGCCGCCCTGTCGCGCAAGGTGATGACGGCCCTCATCTATCCGGGCGCGCTCGCCGTGACGGCGATGGCCGTGATCTGCGTCCTGATGGTCGCCATCGTACCGCGCCTTGCCGCCCAGTTCGACACGATGAGCATTACACTCCCGGCTCTCACGCGCGCCGTGATCGCCCTGTCGGAATTCCTGCAGGCCGGATGGCTTTTCCTGCTCATCGCGCTGGCGCTCGCCATACTGGCCGTCAGGCTGGTCCTTCGCCGTCCGGCCATTCGCGCCCGGCTGGACCGGGCAAGCCTCTCTTTGCCGCTTCTGGGCGGGTTCCTGCGCAAGCTGGAGGCGGCGCGCTTTGCCCGGACGTTGAGCGTGCTGCTGGCGGCAGGAACAGTGCTGCCGGATGCTCTTCGGGCGGCCCGCAAGGCCACAACCAACGCCCATATCGGCGCGGCGCTCGATGCGGTCACGGCAGAGGTGGAGACAGGCCGCACGCTCTCGTCCTCGCTGGAAGGCGCGCGCTTCCTGCCAGCCCTGACCCTGCACATGATTGCAGCAGGCGAGCGTTCCGCCGCGCTGGAGACCATGCTGCCGCGCGCCGCCGACCAGCTGGAAGGCGAGCTGGAAGCGGCCAGCTCCACTGCGCTCAGCCTGCTTGAGCCTGCCATCATCATCGTCATGGGCGCGGTCGTCGCCCTGATCGTGCTCTCCATTCTCCTGCCCATCCTCCAGCTCAACACGCTGGCGCTCAACTGA
- the gspG gene encoding type II secretion system major pseudopilin GspG — protein MRVPTRSKDTEAGFTLVEIMVVVVIIGLLATVVVLNVLPSQDRARIEKARADIGRIEQAIEMFRLDMGRYPTTDEGLEVLVTAPADPRLAARFPEGGYINRLPEDPWGGEYQYMSPGEHGRFDVWSLGADARPGGDGNNADIGNWTSR, from the coding sequence ATGCGCGTGCCGACACGCTCAAAGGATACCGAAGCCGGCTTCACGCTGGTCGAGATCATGGTGGTGGTCGTGATTATCGGCCTGCTGGCGACGGTGGTGGTGCTGAACGTGCTGCCAAGCCAGGACCGCGCCCGCATCGAGAAGGCGCGCGCAGATATTGGCCGCATCGAGCAGGCGATCGAGATGTTCCGCCTCGATATGGGCCGCTACCCCACAACCGATGAAGGCCTTGAGGTGCTGGTGACGGCGCCCGCCGATCCGCGCCTTGCCGCGCGCTTTCCCGAAGGCGGCTATATCAATCGCCTGCCCGAGGACCCGTGGGGCGGCGAGTACCAGTATATGTCGCCAGGCGAACATGGCCGGTTTGATGTCTGGTCACTGGGCGCCGATGCCCGGCCCGGCGGGGACGGCAATAACGCAGACATAGGCAACTGGACCTCGCGATGA
- a CDS encoding prepilin-type N-terminal cleavage/methylation domain-containing protein — translation MSKARRQRHESGFSLIEVMVVIAVIALVSVVAVTQITPPRSAAENEAGQLALRLEMARRLVLVTGSLIGVSVDADGGGYAFMDLHREGWRVRHGDRTLGPARLAEGVRLTLAGGQTADAAAGDALPVPDFWFDPLGSEPPIVLELRGTGRDYRLTVSALRPVEVSDAR, via the coding sequence ATGAGCAAAGCCCGCCGCCAGCGCCATGAGAGCGGATTTTCGCTCATTGAGGTGATGGTGGTCATCGCCGTGATCGCGCTTGTCTCGGTGGTGGCGGTGACGCAGATCACGCCGCCGCGCAGCGCCGCTGAAAATGAGGCGGGGCAGCTCGCCCTGCGCCTTGAAATGGCGCGCCGCCTCGTGCTGGTGACGGGCAGCCTGATCGGTGTGTCGGTGGACGCCGATGGCGGGGGCTATGCCTTCATGGACCTGCATCGCGAAGGCTGGCGGGTGCGCCATGGCGACCGCACGCTTGGCCCGGCCCGGCTGGCAGAGGGCGTACGGCTCACCCTCGCTGGCGGGCAGACCGCTGACGCTGCAGCAGGCGATGCCTTGCCGGTGCCGGATTTCTGGTTTGACCCGCTGGGCAGCGAGCCGCCGATAGTGCTCGAGCTCAGAGGCACTGGCCGGGATTATCGCCTGACCGTCTCTGCCTTGCGTCCAGTGGAGGTGAGCGATGCGCGCTGA
- the gspI gene encoding type II secretion system minor pseudopilin GspI, producing the protein MRADAGFSLVEMLAALVVLAIAGVALVQALTQSARAATLAEDRALAALAAENVLAEWRLERAGPPRDASGQYAFAGREYEWRIAVSPTPEAGLVAVNLELSPAGHFTRSSVFTLTHFERAER; encoded by the coding sequence ATGCGCGCTGATGCAGGCTTCTCGCTTGTGGAAATGCTCGCTGCCCTCGTCGTGCTGGCGATAGCGGGCGTCGCTTTGGTGCAGGCGCTCACCCAGTCGGCGCGCGCGGCGACGCTTGCCGAGGACCGCGCGCTGGCAGCTTTGGCAGCAGAGAATGTACTGGCCGAGTGGCGGCTGGAGCGTGCCGGGCCGCCGCGCGATGCCTCCGGCCAGTATGCGTTTGCCGGGCGCGAATATGAATGGCGGATCGCGGTCAGCCCGACCCCGGAGGCGGGCCTCGTTGCCGTCAACCTCGAGCTCTCGCCTGCAGGCCATTTCACCCGCTCTTCGGTTTTCACACTCACCCATTTCGAGCGGGCAGAGCGATGA
- the gspJ gene encoding type II secretion system minor pseudopilin GspJ: protein MTRDAGFTLVEVMVALSVFALIGTMSTGLLVTTIDARERQEAAIERLSQLQQVRALWRDDAAHMLMRPHRTEDGGYGGAALSGRSVTFFSLDDEAGGHLAAFTRRGRANPGEAADRSSLVRVIWRVENGVLLRETWLSADMAPASRPQTMVLAEGLEDVSVSFRYGRNWLDAPVRPGSSGEVPMPDSIRLIYTDALGREIEHIALTVAAGGSS, encoded by the coding sequence ATGACGCGCGACGCCGGTTTCACACTTGTCGAGGTCATGGTGGCCTTAAGCGTATTCGCGCTGATTGGCACGATGTCTACCGGGCTTCTCGTCACCACAATCGATGCCCGCGAGCGGCAGGAAGCAGCGATTGAGCGCCTGTCGCAGCTGCAGCAGGTCCGCGCGCTCTGGCGCGATGACGCGGCCCACATGCTGATGCGCCCGCACCGCACAGAAGACGGCGGCTATGGCGGCGCGGCCCTGTCCGGGCGCAGCGTCACATTCTTTTCACTGGACGATGAGGCTGGCGGCCATCTGGCGGCCTTCACCCGGCGGGGCAGGGCCAATCCGGGCGAGGCGGCAGACCGTTCCAGCCTGGTGCGTGTCATCTGGCGCGTTGAGAACGGCGTGCTGCTTCGCGAGACATGGCTGTCTGCCGATATGGCCCCCGCCTCGCGGCCGCAGACCATGGTGCTGGCCGAGGGCCTTGAAGACGTTTCCGTCAGCTTCCGCTATGGCCGCAACTGGCTGGACGCTCCGGTGCGTCCGGGGTCCTCCGGCGAGGTGCCAATGCCGGACTCCATACGGCTGATCTATACCGACGCGCTGGGCCGAGAGATTGAACATATCGCTCTTACCGTCGCCGCAGGAGGTTCCTCATGA
- the gspK gene encoding type II secretion system minor pseudopilin GspK, protein MNARHEETERGAALITALMVVAFMAAVSVSLVEMMRGHLQRTGVIEDRLQAAAYLDGAVSYGEVLIARFAGDADQRFTPAGPWDGEIRIFPLDNGEMAARVRDRNNCLNINALHTQGGDGEADRLAAARMRALLAALGVPPGDAESLIAQAADWIDVDRTPRPGGAEDDTYLARSEPFRAANQPFAELSELRLLPVMNRALYMRAAPYLCALPTSVQPALNVNTLRREEAVLITAITEGAVSVQAAGQALFRRPTTGFESLEALWADPAFAPLSAEERPASAVALRSEWFELQVEVRLGEARLSRIQTVRMDRAGRFSRLTPVQGAVL, encoded by the coding sequence ATGAACGCGCGGCACGAGGAGACAGAGCGCGGGGCAGCGCTCATCACGGCCCTGATGGTCGTCGCCTTCATGGCGGCGGTCAGCGTGTCGCTGGTGGAGATGATGCGCGGCCATCTGCAGCGCACCGGGGTGATCGAGGACCGTCTGCAGGCCGCCGCTTATCTCGACGGCGCGGTGAGTTACGGCGAAGTGTTGATTGCGCGCTTCGCAGGGGATGCAGACCAGCGTTTCACCCCTGCAGGGCCGTGGGACGGGGAAATCCGCATCTTCCCGCTCGATAATGGCGAGATGGCCGCCCGCGTGCGCGACCGCAATAACTGCCTGAATATCAACGCCCTGCACACGCAAGGCGGCGATGGAGAGGCAGACCGGCTGGCGGCCGCCCGCATGCGCGCGCTTCTGGCGGCGTTGGGCGTACCGCCCGGCGACGCCGAAAGCCTGATCGCGCAGGCCGCCGACTGGATTGATGTTGACCGCACGCCCCGCCCGGGCGGCGCCGAGGACGACACCTATCTGGCGCGATCCGAACCGTTCCGCGCCGCCAATCAGCCCTTTGCCGAGCTGTCCGAGCTGCGCCTGCTGCCGGTGATGAACCGCGCGCTTTATATGCGCGCTGCGCCGTATCTGTGTGCCCTGCCGACGAGCGTGCAGCCCGCGCTGAACGTCAACACGCTGCGCCGGGAGGAGGCCGTTCTCATCACCGCAATTACCGAAGGCGCGGTGAGCGTGCAGGCCGCCGGGCAGGCCCTGTTCCGCAGGCCGACGACCGGATTTGAAAGCCTTGAGGCACTCTGGGCTGATCCCGCCTTCGCGCCCTTGAGCGCGGAGGAGCGCCCGGCAAGCGCAGTGGCGCTGCGCTCGGAATGGTTTGAGTTGCAGGTGGAGGTGCGGCTCGGCGAAGCGCGCCTGTCGCGCATCCAGACCGTGCGCATGGACCGGGCGGGGCGGTTTTCGCGCCTGACGCCCGTGCAGGGAGCTGTTCTGTGA
- the gspL gene encoding type II secretion system protein GspL, with protein sequence MSARLIINLPVAADDALRWSLCSAFGDVLTSGEGLETFALPAGTTVSATIAIIPAGHVHMRRLVMPARSDNAARQAAPFALEEYLATPLDTQRIACGAADESGARWVAALDASLAERWQNALEALAIRPVFAISEALLLDPAEGELALAVHVSSLLWRYRAGTEDAAGSIPEALADMMIPALIARHQPSRITLAGGEGNDGLQPGQLPLHRTGPLDPVQAAASLDMAQLQLMPALFGARLAASLDWPALLKPWRRVAGLAGVAAALALAGIGAEAAWLAGEARRYEEAGRLAFAEAFPDTRRIVNPRVQLAQRLRELEAVDTGGAGFLPLAGALAEAMQGMPGIEIVAVRFEAGQAALSVSARYRSFDDFEALRGAGEAAGLDIADAGARQGADGVSGEFVVRWRE encoded by the coding sequence GTGAGCGCGCGCCTGATCATAAACCTGCCCGTCGCGGCGGACGATGCGCTTCGCTGGTCGCTATGCAGCGCATTCGGCGATGTGCTGACCTCCGGCGAGGGTCTGGAGACGTTCGCACTTCCCGCCGGCACCACCGTCTCCGCCACAATCGCGATCATTCCGGCGGGCCATGTCCATATGCGCCGCCTTGTCATGCCTGCGCGCAGCGACAATGCCGCCCGGCAGGCAGCGCCCTTTGCGCTGGAGGAATATCTCGCCACGCCGCTCGACACACAGCGCATCGCCTGCGGCGCAGCCGATGAGAGCGGCGCGCGCTGGGTCGCCGCCCTTGATGCCTCTCTCGCCGAGCGCTGGCAGAACGCTCTGGAGGCGCTCGCCATCCGCCCGGTCTTCGCCATCAGCGAAGCCCTGCTGCTTGACCCGGCTGAGGGCGAACTTGCGCTCGCGGTGCATGTATCCAGCCTGCTCTGGCGCTATCGTGCGGGCACTGAGGACGCAGCTGGCAGCATCCCCGAAGCGCTGGCAGACATGATGATCCCGGCGCTGATCGCCCGCCATCAGCCTTCGCGCATCACGCTGGCGGGCGGGGAGGGCAATGACGGGTTACAGCCCGGGCAACTCCCTCTCCATCGTACCGGGCCGCTGGATCCCGTGCAGGCGGCGGCCAGCCTCGATATGGCGCAATTGCAGCTGATGCCGGCCCTCTTTGGTGCTCGCCTTGCCGCCTCGCTGGACTGGCCGGCCCTGCTGAAACCGTGGCGGCGTGTGGCCGGGCTTGCCGGTGTAGCCGCCGCTCTCGCTCTGGCGGGCATTGGCGCTGAGGCTGCGTGGCTTGCCGGTGAAGCCCGGCGCTATGAGGAGGCAGGCCGCTTGGCGTTTGCCGAAGCCTTCCCTGATACCCGCCGCATCGTCAATCCGCGTGTCCAGCTGGCTCAACGCCTGCGTGAGCTTGAAGCCGTCGATACAGGCGGCGCTGGCTTCCTGCCCCTGGCGGGCGCGCTGGCCGAAGCGATGCAAGGCATGCCCGGCATCGAGATCGTGGCCGTGCGGTTTGAGGCGGGGCAGGCAGCCCTATCCGTGTCAGCCCGCTACCGAAGCTTCGACGATTTCGAGGCACTGCGCGGTGCGGGTGAGGCGGCAGGTCTGGATATTGCCGATGCCGGAGCGCGTCAGGGCGCGGACGGGGTCAGCGGCGAGTTTGTCGTGAGGTGGCGCGAATGA
- the gspM gene encoding type II secretion system protein GspM, producing the protein MIEALKSRWQRLSVREQGLLIMAGALAMACLAWFGAFQPALSWRESARTAYVAAADDYRQIGAGTARLTALTASGADTVLEREPVRSVVAGSASRAGIVLSRVLPDDAGRLNIWIDSADGPRLIGWLETLSRDHGVIVVRAGIEQAGRGGELRAQLLLARSGA; encoded by the coding sequence ATGATCGAAGCTCTTAAATCGCGCTGGCAACGCCTGAGCGTCCGCGAGCAGGGCCTCCTGATTATGGCCGGGGCGCTGGCGATGGCCTGCCTTGCCTGGTTTGGCGCGTTTCAACCGGCCTTGAGCTGGCGTGAGAGCGCCCGCACGGCCTATGTCGCCGCGGCCGATGATTATCGGCAGATTGGCGCTGGCACCGCCCGCCTCACCGCCCTGACAGCTTCCGGCGCAGACACGGTTCTGGAACGCGAGCCGGTGCGCAGCGTCGTGGCCGGGTCTGCCAGCCGCGCCGGGATAGTGCTGTCGCGTGTGCTGCCTGATGACGCTGGCCGGTTGAATATCTGGATCGACAGTGCGGATGGTCCCCGCCTGATCGGCTGGCTGGAGACCCTCTCTCGCGATCATGGCGTGATTGTCGTGCGGGCGGGTATCGAGCAGGCGGGGCGGGGAGGCGAACTGCGCGCCCAGCTGCTTCTGGCAAGGAGCGGCGCATGA